In Ailuropoda melanoleuca isolate Jingjing chromosome 7, ASM200744v2, whole genome shotgun sequence, one genomic interval encodes:
- the PCDH9 gene encoding protocadherin-9 isoform X2 yields the protein MDLRDFYLLAALIACLRLDSAIAQELIYTIREELPENVPIGNIPKDLNISHINAATGTSASLVYRLVSKAGDAPLVKVSSSTGEIFTTSNRIDREKLCAGASYAEENECFFELEVVILPNDFFRLIKIKIIVKDTNDNAPMFPSPVINISIPENTLINSRFPIPSATDPDTGFNGVQHYELLNGQSVFGLDIVETPEGEKWPQLIVQQNLDREQKDTYVMKIKVEDGGTPQKSSTAILQVTVSDVNDNRPVFKEGQVEVHIPENAPIGTSVIQLHATDADIGSNAEIRYIFGAQVAPATKRLFALNNTTGLITVQRSLDREETAIHKVTVLASDGSSTPARATVTINVTDVNDNAPNIDLRYIISPINGTVYLSEKDPVNTKIALITVSDKDTDVNGKVICFIEREVPFHLKAVYDNQYLLETSSLLDYEGTKEFSFKIVASDSGKPSLNQTALVRVKLEDENDNPPIFNQPVIELSVSENNRRGLYLTTISATDEDSGKNADIVYQLGPNASFFDLDRKTGVLTASRVFDREEQERFIFTVTARDNGTPPLQSQAAVIVTVLDENDNSPKFTHNHFQFFVSENLPKYSTVGVITVTDADAGENKAVTLSILNDNDNFVLDPYSGVIKSNVSFDREQQSSYTFDVKATDGGQPPRSSTAKVTINVMDVNDNSPVVISPPSNTSFKLVPLSAIPGSVVAEVFAVDIDTGMNAELKYTIVSGNNKGLFRIDPVTGNITLEEKPAPTDVGLHRLVVNISDLGYPKSLHTLVLVFLYVNDTAGNASYIYDLIRRTMETPLDRNIGDSSQPYQNEDYLTIMIAIVAGAMVVIVVIFVTVLVRCRHASRFKAAQRSKQGAEWMSPNQENKQNKKKKRKKRKSPKSSLLNFVTIEESKPDDAVHEPINGTISLPAELEEQSIGRFDWGPAPPTTFKPNSPDLAKHYKSASPQPAFHLKPDTPVSVKKHHVIQELPLDNTFVGGCDTLSKRSSTSSDHFSASECSSQGGFKTKGPLHTRQSQRRVTFHLPDGSQESCSDSGLGDHEPVGSGTLISHPLPLVQPQDEFYDQASPDKRTEADGNSDPNSGESP from the coding sequence aTGGACCTGAGGGATTTTTACCTGTTGGCTGCTCTGATTGCCTGTTTAAGGCTGGATTCCGCAATAGCTCAAGAACTTATTTACACTATTAGAGAGGAATTGCCTGAAAATGTGCCCATAGGAAACATACCAAAGGATCTGAACATTTCTCACATCAATGCTGCCACAGGGACCAGTGCCAGCCTTGTCTACAGACTGGTTTCTAAAGCTGGGGATGCCCCTTTGGTGAAAGTGTCCAGTAGCACTGGGGAAATTTTCACAACCTCCAACAGAATAGACAGAGAAAAACTCTGTGCCGGAGCCTCTTACGCTGAGGAAAATGAGTGTTTCTTTGAACTTGAGGTAGTGATCCTCCCCAATGACTTTTTCAGgctgatcaaaataaaaataattgtcaagGATACCAATGATAATGCCCCCATGTTTCCATCTCCTGTCATCAATATTTCCATTCCAGAAAACACTTTGATCAACAGCCGCTTTCCAATTCCATCAGCAACAGATCCTGACACAGGCTTCAATGGTGTACAGCATTATGAATTGCTAAATGGGCAGAGTGTTTTTGGACTGGATATCGTGGAAACTCCGGAGGGAGAGAAGTGGCCACAATTGATTGTTCAGCAAAACTTGGACAGAGAACAGAAAGATACCTATGTGATGAAAATCAAAGTAGAGGATGGAGGCACTCCACAGAAATCCAGCACTGCCATACTACAGGTCACAGTAAGTGATGTAAATGACAACAGGCCAGTGTTTAAAGAGGGTCAAGTGGAGGTGCACATTCCAGAGAATGCTCCTATAGGCACCTCTGTAATTCAGCTCCATGCCACTGATGCAGATATAGGCAGTAATGCTGAAATCCGGTACATTTTTGGTGCCCAGGTCGCCCCTGCAACCAAAAGACTCTTTGCTTTAAATAATACTACTGGGCTGATTACAGTTCAGAGGTCCTTAGATCGCGAGGAGACAGCCATTCACAAGGTGACAGTGCTGGCTAGTGATGGCAGCTCCACACCCGCTCGAGCAACGGTTACCATCAATGTCACTGATGTAAATGATAACGCTCCTAACATAGACCTCAGGTACATTATAAGTCCCATCAATGGCACAGtgtatttatctgagaaagatcCTGTCAATACAAAGATTGCCCTAATTACAGTTTCAGATAAGGACACAGATGTGAACGGCAAAGTGATCTGTTTTATTGAAAGAGAGGTCCCATTTCATTTGAAGGCAGTGTACGACAACCAATATTTGTTAGAGACCTCCTCTTTGTTGGACTATGAGGGCACCAAAGAATTCAGCTTTAAAATTGTTGCCTCTGATTCTGGGAAGCCCAGTTTAAATCAGACTGCCCTGGTAAGGGTTAAGCTTGAGGACGAAAATGACAACCCACCAATTTTCAACCAGCCTGTAATTGAGCTGTCAGTTTCTGAAAACAACCGACGTGGGTTATACTTAACAACTATTAGTGCCACAGATGAAGACAGTGGGAAAAATGCGGACATTGTTTATCAGCTTGGGCCGAATGCCTCCTTCTTTGATCTGGACCGAAAGACAGGAGTTTTGACAGCCTCCAGAGTCTTTGACAGAGAAGAACAAGAACGATTCATTTTTACAGTAACTGCCAGGGACAATGggacccctcccctccaaagccaAGCGGCTGTGATAGTTACTGTTCTGGATGAGAATGACAACAGCCCCAAGTTTACTCAtaatcattttcagttttttgtgtcTGAGAATCTGCCAAAGTATAGTACTGTGGGGGTAATCACAGTGACAGATGCAGATGCTGGAGAGAATAAAGCTGTGACTCTTTCCATTCTAAATGACAATGATAATTTTGTGTTGGATCCCTATTCTGGAGTCATAAAGTCAAATGTCTCATTTGATAGAGAGCAGCAGAGTTCCTACACTTTTGATGTCAAAGCCACCGATGGGGGACAACCACCCCGCTCCTCTACTGCAAAAGTCACTATCAATGTCATGGATGTCAATGACAATAGCCCAGTTGTCATTTCTCCACCTTCCAACACTTCTTTTAAGTTGGTGCCCCTCTCGGCCATTCCTGGCTCTGTGGTAGCGGAAGTTTTTGCAGTGGATATCGACACCGGGATGAACGCGGAACTGAAGTATACAATTGTGAGTGGAAACAACAAAGGCTTGTTTCGGATCGATCCAGTAACAGGTAACATTACTCTGGAAGAAAAACCGGCACCTACTGATGTGGGCTTGCACCGTTTGGTGGTCAACATAAGTGACCTGGGATACCCGAAGTCTCTGCACACGCTCGTGCTTGTTTTTCTCTACGTTAACGACACTGCTGGGAATGCCTCCTATATCTATGACTTGATTCGCAGGACTATGGAGACCCCACTGGACAGGAACATAGGGGACAGTAGTCAACCCTATCAAAACGAGGACTATCTCACCATCATGATCGCCATCGTCGCGGGTGCCATGGTGGTCATCGTCGTGATCTTTGTCACCGTCCTGGTGCGCTGTCGCCATGCATCCAGGTTCAAAGCAGCTCAGAGGAGCAAGCAAGGTGCTGAATGGATGTCCCCGAACCaggagaacaaacaaaacaagaaaaagaaaaggaagaaaagaaagtctccCAAGAGCTCTCTTTTGAACTTTGTTACAATTGAAGAGTCCAAGCCCGATGATGCGGTTCACGAACCTATCAATGGGACCATAAGCCTGCCGGCTGAGCTGGAGGAGCAAAGTATAGGAAGATTTGACTGGGGCCCGGCCCCTCCAACAACCTTCAAGCCTAACAGCCCTGATCTGGCCAAGCACTACAAATCTGCTTCTCCACAGCCTGCTTTTCATCTTAAACCAGACACTCCAGTTTCCGTGAAAAAGCATCATGTGATTCAGGAACTCCCTTTGGACAACACCTTTGTCGGGGGTTGTGACACCCTTTCCAAACGCTCTTCCACTAGTTCAGATCACTTCAGTGCCTCAGAGTGCAGTTCCCAAGGAGGCTTCAAGACAAAGGGCCCCTTACACACCAGACAG
- the PCDH9 gene encoding protocadherin-9 isoform X1 translates to MDLRDFYLLAALIACLRLDSAIAQELIYTIREELPENVPIGNIPKDLNISHINAATGTSASLVYRLVSKAGDAPLVKVSSSTGEIFTTSNRIDREKLCAGASYAEENECFFELEVVILPNDFFRLIKIKIIVKDTNDNAPMFPSPVINISIPENTLINSRFPIPSATDPDTGFNGVQHYELLNGQSVFGLDIVETPEGEKWPQLIVQQNLDREQKDTYVMKIKVEDGGTPQKSSTAILQVTVSDVNDNRPVFKEGQVEVHIPENAPIGTSVIQLHATDADIGSNAEIRYIFGAQVAPATKRLFALNNTTGLITVQRSLDREETAIHKVTVLASDGSSTPARATVTINVTDVNDNAPNIDLRYIISPINGTVYLSEKDPVNTKIALITVSDKDTDVNGKVICFIEREVPFHLKAVYDNQYLLETSSLLDYEGTKEFSFKIVASDSGKPSLNQTALVRVKLEDENDNPPIFNQPVIELSVSENNRRGLYLTTISATDEDSGKNADIVYQLGPNASFFDLDRKTGVLTASRVFDREEQERFIFTVTARDNGTPPLQSQAAVIVTVLDENDNSPKFTHNHFQFFVSENLPKYSTVGVITVTDADAGENKAVTLSILNDNDNFVLDPYSGVIKSNVSFDREQQSSYTFDVKATDGGQPPRSSTAKVTINVMDVNDNSPVVISPPSNTSFKLVPLSAIPGSVVAEVFAVDIDTGMNAELKYTIVSGNNKGLFRIDPVTGNITLEEKPAPTDVGLHRLVVNISDLGYPKSLHTLVLVFLYVNDTAGNASYIYDLIRRTMETPLDRNIGDSSQPYQNEDYLTIMIAIVAGAMVVIVVIFVTVLVRCRHASRFKAAQRSKQGAEWMSPNQENKQNKKKKRKKRKSPKSSLLNFVTIEESKPDDAVHEPINGTISLPAELEEQSIGRFDWGPAPPTTFKPNSPDLAKHYKSASPQPAFHLKPDTPVSVKKHHVIQELPLDNTFVGGCDTLSKRSSTSSDHFSASECSSQGGFKTKGPLHTRQKCPSSAGFHIQENEENHYESQRRVTFHLPDGSQESCSDSGLGDHEPVGSGTLISHPLPLVQPQDEFYDQASPDKRTEADGNSDPNSGESP, encoded by the coding sequence aTGGACCTGAGGGATTTTTACCTGTTGGCTGCTCTGATTGCCTGTTTAAGGCTGGATTCCGCAATAGCTCAAGAACTTATTTACACTATTAGAGAGGAATTGCCTGAAAATGTGCCCATAGGAAACATACCAAAGGATCTGAACATTTCTCACATCAATGCTGCCACAGGGACCAGTGCCAGCCTTGTCTACAGACTGGTTTCTAAAGCTGGGGATGCCCCTTTGGTGAAAGTGTCCAGTAGCACTGGGGAAATTTTCACAACCTCCAACAGAATAGACAGAGAAAAACTCTGTGCCGGAGCCTCTTACGCTGAGGAAAATGAGTGTTTCTTTGAACTTGAGGTAGTGATCCTCCCCAATGACTTTTTCAGgctgatcaaaataaaaataattgtcaagGATACCAATGATAATGCCCCCATGTTTCCATCTCCTGTCATCAATATTTCCATTCCAGAAAACACTTTGATCAACAGCCGCTTTCCAATTCCATCAGCAACAGATCCTGACACAGGCTTCAATGGTGTACAGCATTATGAATTGCTAAATGGGCAGAGTGTTTTTGGACTGGATATCGTGGAAACTCCGGAGGGAGAGAAGTGGCCACAATTGATTGTTCAGCAAAACTTGGACAGAGAACAGAAAGATACCTATGTGATGAAAATCAAAGTAGAGGATGGAGGCACTCCACAGAAATCCAGCACTGCCATACTACAGGTCACAGTAAGTGATGTAAATGACAACAGGCCAGTGTTTAAAGAGGGTCAAGTGGAGGTGCACATTCCAGAGAATGCTCCTATAGGCACCTCTGTAATTCAGCTCCATGCCACTGATGCAGATATAGGCAGTAATGCTGAAATCCGGTACATTTTTGGTGCCCAGGTCGCCCCTGCAACCAAAAGACTCTTTGCTTTAAATAATACTACTGGGCTGATTACAGTTCAGAGGTCCTTAGATCGCGAGGAGACAGCCATTCACAAGGTGACAGTGCTGGCTAGTGATGGCAGCTCCACACCCGCTCGAGCAACGGTTACCATCAATGTCACTGATGTAAATGATAACGCTCCTAACATAGACCTCAGGTACATTATAAGTCCCATCAATGGCACAGtgtatttatctgagaaagatcCTGTCAATACAAAGATTGCCCTAATTACAGTTTCAGATAAGGACACAGATGTGAACGGCAAAGTGATCTGTTTTATTGAAAGAGAGGTCCCATTTCATTTGAAGGCAGTGTACGACAACCAATATTTGTTAGAGACCTCCTCTTTGTTGGACTATGAGGGCACCAAAGAATTCAGCTTTAAAATTGTTGCCTCTGATTCTGGGAAGCCCAGTTTAAATCAGACTGCCCTGGTAAGGGTTAAGCTTGAGGACGAAAATGACAACCCACCAATTTTCAACCAGCCTGTAATTGAGCTGTCAGTTTCTGAAAACAACCGACGTGGGTTATACTTAACAACTATTAGTGCCACAGATGAAGACAGTGGGAAAAATGCGGACATTGTTTATCAGCTTGGGCCGAATGCCTCCTTCTTTGATCTGGACCGAAAGACAGGAGTTTTGACAGCCTCCAGAGTCTTTGACAGAGAAGAACAAGAACGATTCATTTTTACAGTAACTGCCAGGGACAATGggacccctcccctccaaagccaAGCGGCTGTGATAGTTACTGTTCTGGATGAGAATGACAACAGCCCCAAGTTTACTCAtaatcattttcagttttttgtgtcTGAGAATCTGCCAAAGTATAGTACTGTGGGGGTAATCACAGTGACAGATGCAGATGCTGGAGAGAATAAAGCTGTGACTCTTTCCATTCTAAATGACAATGATAATTTTGTGTTGGATCCCTATTCTGGAGTCATAAAGTCAAATGTCTCATTTGATAGAGAGCAGCAGAGTTCCTACACTTTTGATGTCAAAGCCACCGATGGGGGACAACCACCCCGCTCCTCTACTGCAAAAGTCACTATCAATGTCATGGATGTCAATGACAATAGCCCAGTTGTCATTTCTCCACCTTCCAACACTTCTTTTAAGTTGGTGCCCCTCTCGGCCATTCCTGGCTCTGTGGTAGCGGAAGTTTTTGCAGTGGATATCGACACCGGGATGAACGCGGAACTGAAGTATACAATTGTGAGTGGAAACAACAAAGGCTTGTTTCGGATCGATCCAGTAACAGGTAACATTACTCTGGAAGAAAAACCGGCACCTACTGATGTGGGCTTGCACCGTTTGGTGGTCAACATAAGTGACCTGGGATACCCGAAGTCTCTGCACACGCTCGTGCTTGTTTTTCTCTACGTTAACGACACTGCTGGGAATGCCTCCTATATCTATGACTTGATTCGCAGGACTATGGAGACCCCACTGGACAGGAACATAGGGGACAGTAGTCAACCCTATCAAAACGAGGACTATCTCACCATCATGATCGCCATCGTCGCGGGTGCCATGGTGGTCATCGTCGTGATCTTTGTCACCGTCCTGGTGCGCTGTCGCCATGCATCCAGGTTCAAAGCAGCTCAGAGGAGCAAGCAAGGTGCTGAATGGATGTCCCCGAACCaggagaacaaacaaaacaagaaaaagaaaaggaagaaaagaaagtctccCAAGAGCTCTCTTTTGAACTTTGTTACAATTGAAGAGTCCAAGCCCGATGATGCGGTTCACGAACCTATCAATGGGACCATAAGCCTGCCGGCTGAGCTGGAGGAGCAAAGTATAGGAAGATTTGACTGGGGCCCGGCCCCTCCAACAACCTTCAAGCCTAACAGCCCTGATCTGGCCAAGCACTACAAATCTGCTTCTCCACAGCCTGCTTTTCATCTTAAACCAGACACTCCAGTTTCCGTGAAAAAGCATCATGTGATTCAGGAACTCCCTTTGGACAACACCTTTGTCGGGGGTTGTGACACCCTTTCCAAACGCTCTTCCACTAGTTCAGATCACTTCAGTGCCTCAGAGTGCAGTTCCCAAGGAGGCTTCAAGACAAAGGGCCCCTTACACACCAGACAG